The Dehalobacter sp. DCM sequence CTGATTTTTATACTTTTGCCAAAGTTGGTGCAAGACTGTCAATTGTTGCCGTTCATAAAAAGCCAATTGTGCTTGATCAAATGAACTTCTTCACCAAACAGCTGCATATTGTCGGTTCCTGCGCTTACGGCGATACCCAAATCAAACGCGTACTGGGGATTTTGGAAAAAGACAAATCAGTGCCTAAGAATTTGATTACCCATCGCTTTAAGTTTGCGGACATCAACCAAGCTTTCGAAGCAGCTAAAAACCAACAAGAGGCGATCAAGGTAGTCATTGATTACGAATAAGCACGATAACTCAGATGGATAGTATTAGTTCCAGTCGCTTAAATCATGTCTTAATTGGCAGATGAATAACCCGAATGATGATATATGATCTTAGGACACGCAGGAGGGCTCTACCCTCCTACGTGCTCAGATGTCGTTCGGGGCGGTTTCATAATCTGAACCCTATACCTATCTTACGAGGGAGGAAAAAATGAGTACGCAAAATGGTATTCCCAATGAAAATCTGAAAGCTCTTGATTTGTCAGGGCTGAAAGCTGCTCTTGGTCTGATAATCGAACAAGGGTGCGAAGTATTGCGTGAAGTTTCACAAAAGCCCCTTGAAAAGGGAACCGAAATCGTTCAAAAAGTAAGCGAAAACGGCAAAATCATTGTAGATAAAGGGGTCGAAACTGTCAAAAAAAATCCGGTGGCATCACTTCTGGTCGCTCTTGGGCTTGGATTTTTAGTAGTGTTGATTTTTAAGAAAAAGAAGTAATATGACGGATTAGGGGTGCTATGTCATGGAAAATTTGTCTGAAAGCATTAGTACGCTGGTCAATTTCTTGGAAGTGCAATTTACGCAATTCCGCGAAAAAATGTGGAAAATATTAGTAGCAATAGGTCTGCTCCTAGTGACCGGCGTTTTGTTTTTGGTGGGTTTTGCCATGACCGCATGGGGAATTTATCTCGGACTCAGCCTGTTAGTACCGCCGTTTGTAGCGGCAATAATCGATGCGGGCCTTGCTTTTGGTTCGGGAGTATGCATGCTTTTAATCGCAAAAAGGAAGATATTATAGCTCCCAAGTTTTTAGGCCTCATATAATTCTCAAAAAGCCTAGGTGATTTCGAGTAATAATGTTATTGGCTAAGAGCCAAATTTGAAAGGAGATATAAAAATGAATAATTACGGATTAAGTTTAGATTATAAAGAACAAAAAGAGTGGAGCAAGCCTCAAATGTGGCTGGAAATGGCAATCGGAGCAATCGCAGGAGGGCTTTTTATAACCTCTCTAATCTTTAAGTTTTCTTTGGGGGCGATAATCGCTGTACTTCTTATGTTATTAGGGAAAGGATTACTCCTATTATCAGATCTTGGAAGGCCGGAACGGATGCTTAATATATTTTCCCGGCCAAAAGATTCCTGGATCAGCAAGGGGGCGTGGGGATTAATACTCTTTGGAGTAACATCGGCAGTGAGTGTGGCACCGCTCGTCTTGCCAGGTCTATCTTGGCTGCCATGGGGAGGAGGTGGGAAAATACTCGGGATAATTGCGGGGGTGCTAGCCGCCTTCATGATGACATACGATGCCTACTTCCTATCCGAATCGAAGGGGGTGGAATTCTGGAATAATGGCGGTCTCCCCATGGTCTTCTTAACAAGTGCAGCGGTAGGAGGGATAGGCGCGTTCATGGTCTTGGCTCCGTTTAGCGGACTTGCCGTTGGAACAGGAACATTAGCCTTTATCAATACCGCTATTTTGGCTGCAACGGGGATTAGTCTTTATTCTTATCTGCGGTCGGCTGCTAGTGGTTCCGAAGGATCACAGGTTTCTATGCAATTGTTGATGAAGGGAAGAATATCTCCTGTATTCAAGACTGGTGTGGTTGGTGCAGGGATCGTAGTACCACTTTGCGTATCCATAGCGGCCGCATTGTTTGGCTGGATGCCATCCATGGCTTGGCAAATCATCGGGATCCTGGAAATTGTAGGTGTTGTCTTCTTACGCTACAGTATCCTGAATGCAGGTGTCTATTCTCCGCAGGCATAAAAAAATCATTGCATATCAATATATAGGGCGCCTGAGCCACCAAAAAAGGTGGTTCAGGCACAGCCTAAAATTGCAATTAAAGGCAAGGATAATCTGAAATCAAGCAAATATCTCCATTTATACTAGGTTTTCTTAGTGCTTAAAACAGATTACATCGGGAATATG is a genomic window containing:
- the nrfD gene encoding NrfD/PsrC family molybdoenzyme membrane anchor subunit, translated to MNNYGLSLDYKEQKEWSKPQMWLEMAIGAIAGGLFITSLIFKFSLGAIIAVLLMLLGKGLLLLSDLGRPERMLNIFSRPKDSWISKGAWGLILFGVTSAVSVAPLVLPGLSWLPWGGGGKILGIIAGVLAAFMMTYDAYFLSESKGVEFWNNGGLPMVFLTSAAVGGIGAFMVLAPFSGLAVGTGTLAFINTAILAATGISLYSYLRSAASGSEGSQVSMQLLMKGRISPVFKTGVVGAGIVVPLCVSIAAALFGWMPSMAWQIIGILEIVGVVFLRYSILNAGVYSPQA
- a CDS encoding phage holin family protein — its product is MENLSESISTLVNFLEVQFTQFREKMWKILVAIGLLLVTGVLFLVGFAMTAWGIYLGLSLLVPPFVAAIIDAGLAFGSGVCMLLIAKRKIL